Proteins encoded by one window of Kribbella italica:
- a CDS encoding glycoside hydrolase family 88 protein — MRAPALRRALTALLSLSVLITSLVALPSATAEVRRPQQQSLRESATRYEAEAATYSAGSTVDTDHSGFSGTGFVNTPNKVGSAVQWTVNRAQAGPATLAFGHANGTTANRALDIAVSGTVTAKNVAVPSTGAWTRWRTLVITANLKAGPNTIRATATTANGAPNLDYLDVTAAATDWSKAMVDSTMARYTPTTIGGWSYPVGLYLYGQYLVYQRTHDPKYLAYIKSWVDRFVDSSGNINNSFNDLDSMLSGRLLVLLHHETADNRYKVAAGKIRTRLNTYPRTADGGFWHAGYRQHQLWGDGVFMVDPFLAEYGREFGDSTYTGKETVDQLLTYAKHLQRPSGLLRHAYDEARAQTWADPTTGLAPEVWCRAEGWYGMAVIDVLEAVPANQPRRAELIAVLRKLVAGYAQYQDPSTGRWFQVVDKGNRTDNWTETSCSSMYTFAISRAVQRGYVDPSYKAVADRGYQGVLAKISLGTDGRTSLKDISVGTNVGDYQYYADRTRATNDFHGLGAFLIMNEQLNG, encoded by the coding sequence ATGCGTGCACCAGCACTGCGCCGCGCCTTGACGGCGCTCCTGTCTCTCTCCGTCCTGATCACCTCCCTGGTCGCACTCCCCTCGGCCACCGCCGAGGTACGGCGCCCCCAGCAGCAGTCCCTCCGAGAATCGGCGACCCGGTACGAGGCGGAGGCCGCGACGTACTCGGCCGGCAGCACGGTCGATACCGACCACTCCGGCTTCTCGGGCACCGGCTTCGTCAACACGCCGAACAAAGTCGGCAGCGCCGTGCAATGGACCGTCAACCGCGCACAGGCCGGGCCGGCCACCCTTGCCTTCGGCCACGCCAACGGCACCACGGCCAACCGGGCACTGGACATCGCAGTCAGCGGGACAGTGACCGCCAAGAACGTCGCAGTCCCGTCCACCGGCGCCTGGACGCGGTGGCGCACTCTCGTCATCACAGCGAACCTCAAGGCCGGCCCGAACACCATCCGGGCGACGGCCACAACCGCCAACGGCGCTCCGAACCTGGACTACCTCGACGTCACCGCGGCTGCGACGGACTGGTCAAAGGCGATGGTCGACTCGACCATGGCTCGCTACACGCCGACAACGATCGGCGGCTGGTCCTATCCGGTCGGCCTCTACCTCTACGGGCAGTACCTGGTCTACCAGCGCACGCACGACCCCAAGTACCTGGCCTACATCAAGTCCTGGGTGGACAGGTTCGTCGACTCGTCCGGGAACATCAACAACAGCTTCAACGACCTCGACAGCATGCTCTCCGGTCGCCTGCTGGTCCTGCTCCATCACGAGACCGCGGACAACCGCTACAAGGTTGCCGCCGGCAAGATCCGTACCAGGCTGAACACCTACCCACGCACCGCCGACGGTGGCTTCTGGCACGCGGGCTACCGCCAGCACCAGCTCTGGGGCGACGGGGTGTTCATGGTCGACCCGTTCCTGGCCGAGTACGGTCGCGAGTTCGGCGACTCGACGTACACCGGCAAGGAGACTGTCGATCAACTGCTGACCTACGCGAAGCACCTGCAGCGTCCGAGCGGCCTGCTACGGCACGCGTACGACGAAGCGCGTGCCCAGACCTGGGCGGATCCCACCACCGGGCTGGCACCGGAGGTCTGGTGCCGCGCCGAGGGCTGGTACGGGATGGCGGTCATCGACGTCCTCGAAGCGGTTCCGGCCAACCAGCCGCGCCGGGCCGAACTGATCGCCGTACTGCGGAAGCTGGTGGCCGGGTACGCGCAGTACCAGGATCCCAGCACCGGCCGCTGGTTCCAGGTCGTTGACAAGGGCAACCGGACCGACAACTGGACCGAGACCTCCTGCTCGTCGATGTACACCTTCGCCATCTCCCGGGCAGTTCAGCGCGGGTACGTCGATCCGTCGTACAAGGCAGTCGCGGATCGCGGCTACCAAGGCGTGCTCGCGAAGATCTCGCTCGGCACCGACGGACGCACGAGCCTCAAGGACATCAGCGTCGGGACCAACGTCGGCGACTACCAGTACTACGCCGATCGGACGCGAGCCACGAACGACTTCCACGGGCTCGGCGCGTTCCTGATCATGAACGAACAGCTCAACGGCTGA
- a CDS encoding LacI family DNA-binding transcriptional regulator gives MSKASPVTRNDVAEYAGVSSAVVSYVVNNGPRRVAPQTRERVLEAIRVLGYRPNATARALRMGSTQTFGLIVPDSGNPLYAELARAIEKEASARGYVVLQTNADGRPAIERTKIAELVARRVSGLILATPTEEPDLSDSDVPVIALNRPVTGATTLCPEYRIGARTGVEHLIGHGHEQIGLVMGVDRSGWSPERELGWRDALTAAGLPEGPVAWGHFTRQGGYEAAQQLIEQGPPPAIFASSDLQAVGVLRALHEAGLDVPGDVAVLSFDGTAESEFSWPPLSVVRQPLERMARDAVARLVDGETAIEQLTYPTELILRRSCGCAQA, from the coding sequence ATGAGCAAGGCGTCCCCAGTCACGCGCAACGATGTGGCGGAGTATGCCGGGGTGAGTTCGGCGGTGGTCAGCTACGTCGTGAACAACGGGCCGCGACGGGTTGCGCCGCAGACACGCGAGCGGGTGCTCGAGGCGATTCGGGTTCTCGGTTACCGGCCGAACGCGACGGCCCGTGCGCTGCGGATGGGCAGTACCCAGACGTTCGGCCTGATCGTCCCGGACAGCGGAAATCCCTTGTACGCCGAGCTGGCCCGCGCGATCGAGAAGGAAGCCTCGGCCCGTGGATACGTCGTCCTGCAGACCAACGCCGACGGCCGGCCCGCGATCGAGCGGACCAAGATCGCCGAACTGGTGGCCCGGCGGGTCAGCGGACTCATCCTCGCCACGCCGACCGAGGAGCCCGACCTGAGCGACAGCGATGTCCCGGTGATCGCCCTGAACCGCCCGGTGACCGGCGCGACGACCTTGTGCCCGGAGTACCGGATCGGCGCCCGGACGGGAGTGGAACACCTGATCGGCCACGGGCACGAGCAGATCGGCCTGGTGATGGGTGTCGACCGAAGCGGCTGGAGCCCGGAACGCGAGCTGGGATGGCGGGACGCGCTGACCGCGGCCGGGCTCCCCGAGGGGCCGGTCGCGTGGGGCCACTTCACTCGGCAGGGAGGATACGAGGCGGCCCAGCAGCTGATCGAGCAAGGGCCGCCACCGGCGATCTTCGCGAGTTCGGACCTGCAGGCCGTCGGCGTACTCCGTGCTCTGCACGAAGCAGGCCTCGACGTCCCGGGTGACGTGGCCGTCCTGTCCTTCGACGGTACGGCGGAGTCCGAGTTCAGCTGGCCGCCGCTCAGCGTGGTGCGCCAGCCCCTGGAGCGGATGGCCCGGGACGCGGTCGCCCGTCTGGTCGACGGGGAGACCGCGATCGAGCAGCTGACCTATCCGACCGAGCTGATCCTGCGCCGGTCCTGCGGTTGCGCGCAAGCCTGA
- a CDS encoding Gfo/Idh/MocA family protein gives MTTPLRYAVAGTGSRARDYVRALLGDHRDVGDLVALLDPNPGRLAYYDRLIAGFGHGGVPHYDVAGLEQMVKDNAVDRVLVTSPDHTHAEMVARVLRAGADVILEKPLTIDAPGTRTIVEAVEETGRSVVVTFNYRYSPRNSALRRLIADGAVGQVTSVEFQWVLDTRHGADYFRRWHRDKLNSGGLLVHKASHHFDLVNWWIDGVPTRVFASGGLAFYGADNAVRRGLGERPARGSVDGAATDPFLLDLREDEANRLLYYESEQYDGYLRDQDVFGPGITIEDNLAVIAEYANGARLSYSLNAHSPWEGYRVAVNGTQGRAELDVVERSEVLASSAQVDPSYPTASATGDAVRVDGERLVLQRHWSPAIEVEIPAGVGGHGGGDRLLFEQLYRGTTDSLGRAADFHDGLRAVAVGIAGNDSLVSGAPATVDALELGGWAQACAQPQDRRRISSVG, from the coding sequence ATGACCACCCCACTGCGCTACGCGGTCGCCGGCACCGGTAGCCGCGCCCGCGACTACGTCCGGGCCCTGCTCGGCGACCACCGCGACGTCGGCGACCTGGTCGCCCTGCTCGACCCGAACCCGGGGCGGCTGGCCTACTACGACCGGCTGATCGCCGGGTTCGGGCACGGCGGCGTCCCGCACTACGACGTGGCCGGACTCGAACAGATGGTGAAGGACAACGCCGTCGACCGGGTCCTGGTGACCAGCCCGGACCACACGCACGCCGAGATGGTCGCCCGGGTCCTGCGGGCCGGCGCGGACGTGATCCTGGAGAAGCCGCTCACCATCGACGCGCCCGGAACGCGCACGATCGTCGAGGCGGTCGAAGAGACCGGCCGTTCGGTCGTCGTCACGTTCAACTACCGCTACTCACCCCGGAACAGCGCACTGCGCCGTCTGATCGCCGACGGCGCGGTCGGCCAGGTGACCAGCGTCGAGTTCCAGTGGGTGCTCGACACCCGGCACGGCGCCGACTACTTCCGCCGCTGGCACCGGGACAAGCTGAACTCCGGCGGACTCCTGGTCCACAAGGCGTCCCACCACTTCGACCTGGTCAACTGGTGGATCGACGGAGTGCCGACCCGGGTGTTCGCCTCCGGCGGTCTCGCCTTCTACGGCGCCGACAACGCCGTACGGCGTGGGCTCGGTGAGCGCCCGGCGCGCGGATCGGTGGACGGCGCCGCGACCGACCCCTTCCTGCTCGATCTTCGCGAGGACGAGGCCAACCGGCTGCTGTACTACGAGTCCGAGCAGTACGACGGCTACCTGCGCGACCAGGACGTGTTCGGTCCCGGAATCACCATCGAGGACAATCTCGCCGTGATCGCGGAGTATGCGAACGGGGCACGCCTGAGCTACTCGCTCAACGCCCACTCGCCGTGGGAGGGCTATCGGGTCGCCGTCAACGGGACGCAGGGCCGGGCCGAACTGGACGTGGTCGAACGGTCGGAGGTCCTGGCCTCCTCGGCCCAGGTCGATCCGAGCTACCCGACGGCGTCAGCCACTGGGGACGCGGTCCGCGTCGATGGTGAGCGGCTGGTTCTGCAACGGCACTGGTCGCCGGCGATCGAGGTCGAGATCCCTGCGGGGGTGGGCGGGCACGGCGGCGGTGACCGCTTGCTGTTCGAGCAGCTCTACCGAGGTACCACCGATTCCCTGGGCCGGGCCGCGGACTTCCACGACGGACTGCGGGCCGTTGCCGTCGGCATCGCGGGCAACGACTCGCTCGTGTCGGGAGCGCCGGCGACCGTCGACGCGCTCGAGCTCGGCGGCTGGGCTCAGGCTTGCGCGCAACCGCAGGACCGGCGCAGGATCAGCTCGGTCGGATAG
- a CDS encoding carbohydrate ABC transporter permease, whose product MRTKTIVKHTALIGVGVVMLYPLLWMIVSSLRPDDLIFRAPGLWLRDLEVSNYTGGWTALTHPFSRYLLNSAIVVFGAIIGNLVSCSLAAYSFARLEYRGRKFFFAIMLATLMLPFHVVVVPQYILFSELGWTNTFLPLIVPKFLATDAFFVFLMVQFIRGLPRELDEAAVMDGAGHPRIFFQILLPLMVPALATTAIFTFIWTWNDFFGALIYLTSPDLYTVPVALRAFIDAQGSSSWGSLFAMSIVSLLPVFVAFLFGQRYLLRGIATTGLK is encoded by the coding sequence ATGAGAACTAAGACGATCGTCAAGCACACCGCGCTGATCGGAGTCGGGGTGGTGATGCTCTACCCCCTGCTGTGGATGATCGTGTCGTCGCTGCGCCCGGACGACCTGATCTTCCGGGCACCGGGGCTGTGGCTGCGCGACCTCGAGGTGTCCAACTACACCGGCGGCTGGACCGCGCTGACGCACCCGTTCAGCCGCTACCTGCTGAACTCGGCGATCGTGGTGTTCGGCGCGATCATCGGCAACCTGGTGTCCTGCTCGCTCGCGGCGTACTCGTTCGCCCGGCTGGAGTACCGCGGCCGGAAGTTCTTCTTCGCGATCATGCTGGCCACCTTGATGCTGCCGTTCCACGTCGTCGTGGTGCCGCAGTACATCTTGTTCTCCGAGCTCGGCTGGACCAACACCTTCCTGCCGCTGATCGTGCCGAAGTTCCTGGCCACCGACGCGTTCTTCGTGTTCTTGATGGTGCAGTTCATCCGCGGCCTGCCGCGCGAGCTCGACGAGGCCGCGGTGATGGACGGTGCCGGGCATCCACGGATCTTCTTCCAGATCCTGCTGCCGCTGATGGTGCCGGCCCTGGCGACCACCGCGATCTTCACCTTCATCTGGACCTGGAACGACTTCTTCGGCGCGCTGATCTACCTGACCTCTCCCGATCTCTACACCGTCCCGGTCGCGTTGCGGGCCTTCATCGATGCCCAGGGCAGCAGTTCCTGGGGGTCGCTGTTCGCGATGTCGATCGTCTCCCTCCTGCCGGTCTTCGTGGCGTTCCTGTTCGGGCAGCGGTACCTGCTGCGCGGGATCGCCACCACCGGCCTCAAGTGA
- a CDS encoding carbohydrate ABC transporter permease, which produces MPYTRRDTKAGYLFLAPWLIGLVVITIGPMLASLYLSFTDYNLIQAPRWIGLDNFAEMLSDEKLHNSLKVTFVYVAVSVPLQLIVALATALLLDRGMRGLAFYRSVFYLPSLLGSSVAIAVLWKQIFGTTGLVNQLLALVGIDGPGWVSNPDTALGTIILLHIWTFGSPMIIFLAGLRQIPRTYYEAAQVDGASRSRQFFSITLPLLSSIIFFNLILQMIGAFQSFTQAFIVSGGSGGPAGSTTFFTLYLYQEGFGKFDMGYASAMAWLLMVIIGLFTAINFLGAKYWVFHEN; this is translated from the coding sequence ATGCCCTACACCCGACGCGACACCAAGGCGGGCTACCTGTTCCTGGCCCCCTGGCTGATCGGGCTGGTGGTGATCACCATCGGCCCGATGCTCGCCTCGCTGTACCTGTCCTTCACCGACTACAACCTGATCCAGGCACCGCGGTGGATCGGCCTGGACAACTTCGCCGAGATGCTGTCGGACGAGAAGCTGCACAACTCGCTGAAGGTCACCTTCGTCTACGTCGCCGTCTCCGTGCCCCTGCAACTGATCGTCGCACTCGCGACCGCACTGCTGCTCGATCGCGGGATGCGCGGCCTGGCCTTCTACCGCTCGGTCTTCTACCTGCCGTCACTGCTCGGCTCCTCGGTGGCGATCGCCGTGTTGTGGAAGCAGATCTTCGGCACCACCGGCCTGGTCAACCAACTGCTGGCACTGGTCGGCATCGATGGCCCGGGCTGGGTGTCGAACCCTGACACCGCGCTCGGCACCATCATCTTGCTGCACATCTGGACGTTCGGTTCGCCGATGATCATCTTCCTGGCCGGCCTGCGGCAGATCCCGCGGACCTACTACGAGGCGGCCCAGGTGGACGGTGCGAGCCGGTCACGGCAGTTCTTCTCGATCACCCTGCCGCTGCTCAGCTCGATCATCTTCTTCAACCTGATCCTGCAGATGATCGGCGCCTTCCAGAGCTTCACCCAGGCGTTCATCGTCTCCGGCGGCAGCGGCGGACCGGCCGGGTCGACCACCTTCTTCACGCTCTACCTGTACCAAGAGGGCTTCGGCAAGTTCGACATGGGTTACGCGTCGGCCATGGCGTGGCTGCTGATGGTGATCATCGGCCTCTTCACCGCGATCAACTTCCTCGGCGCGAAGTACTGGGTGTTCCATGAGAACTAA
- a CDS encoding ABC transporter substrate-binding protein gives MGRATRTRWLAAALGTVLVLAGCGSGDDTAGGKVTLRFTWWGSDGRHAITQQVIDAFEAEHPTIEIKGEYGDWSGYWDKLSTQVAANDAPDIIQMDEQYIREYAGRGALLDLAKYGVKLDDFDAPVAQAGEFDDGLYGVVSGVNAPVLLANPKLFEQAGVKLPNDRTWTWDDYHRIATELTSKSAKGVWGSQSFSGDTGALKIWLRQRGADLFTAEGKLGFTAEQLAGFFDELKKLREAGAIPTAELIEENSNATINQSGSATGKYAMGLWNSNQLAQVSEAAGHQFKLLRYPSLTGKSKDAQEYYKASQFWSASARTKHPEEVGEFVDFLANSPQAAQLLLSERGTQPNKKLREATTSKLSATDQVINRFISDLAPDLGPPTPPVPVGLGGAGFPLGEYSSEVLFGRMSSLDAAGKLIEEANNNMK, from the coding sequence ATGGGACGAGCGACGAGAACGAGGTGGCTGGCCGCGGCGCTGGGAACGGTGCTGGTGCTGGCCGGATGCGGCAGCGGTGACGACACCGCGGGCGGCAAGGTGACGCTCCGGTTCACCTGGTGGGGATCGGACGGGCGGCACGCGATCACGCAGCAGGTGATCGACGCGTTCGAGGCCGAGCACCCCACCATCGAGATCAAGGGCGAGTACGGCGACTGGTCCGGCTACTGGGACAAGCTGTCCACCCAGGTCGCGGCCAACGACGCCCCGGACATCATCCAGATGGACGAGCAGTACATCCGCGAGTACGCCGGCCGCGGCGCCCTGCTCGACCTGGCCAAGTACGGCGTGAAGCTGGACGACTTCGACGCCCCGGTCGCCCAGGCGGGCGAGTTCGACGACGGCCTGTACGGCGTGGTCAGCGGCGTGAACGCACCGGTCCTCCTGGCGAACCCGAAGCTGTTCGAGCAGGCCGGTGTGAAACTGCCGAACGACCGGACCTGGACCTGGGACGACTACCACCGGATCGCGACCGAACTGACCAGCAAGTCGGCCAAGGGCGTCTGGGGTTCGCAGAGCTTCAGCGGCGACACCGGTGCGCTGAAGATCTGGCTGCGGCAGCGCGGCGCCGACCTGTTCACCGCGGAAGGCAAGCTCGGCTTCACCGCCGAGCAACTGGCCGGGTTCTTCGACGAGCTGAAGAAGCTCCGGGAGGCCGGGGCGATCCCGACCGCCGAGCTGATCGAGGAGAACTCGAACGCCACCATCAACCAGAGCGGCTCGGCCACCGGCAAGTACGCGATGGGCCTGTGGAACAGCAACCAGCTGGCCCAGGTCTCCGAGGCCGCCGGGCACCAGTTCAAGCTGCTGCGGTACCCGAGCCTGACCGGCAAGAGCAAGGACGCCCAGGAGTACTACAAGGCGTCGCAGTTCTGGTCGGCCTCGGCGCGCACCAAGCACCCCGAGGAGGTCGGTGAGTTCGTCGACTTCCTGGCCAACTCCCCGCAGGCCGCCCAGCTGCTGCTGTCCGAGCGCGGCACCCAGCCGAACAAGAAGTTGCGTGAGGCAACCACGTCGAAGCTGTCGGCGACCGACCAGGTGATCAACCGCTTCATCTCCGACCTGGCGCCCGACCTCGGGCCGCCGACCCCGCCGGTCCCGGTCGGGCTGGGCGGCGCCGGCTTCCCGCTCGGCGAGTACTCCAGCGAGGTGCTGTTCGGCCGGATGTCCTCCCTCGATGCTGCGGGCAAGCTCATCGAGGAAGCCAACAACAACATGAAGTAG
- a CDS encoding acyl-CoA dehydrogenase family protein — MINLETPRKFRAFVNQAHQVAAEMLRPNSRRYDLAEHEYPKELDLLAAVVDGLGASGTGSGAGAGGVRRTDGEDDGKIKNGSNLSSVLSIMEMCWGDVGLLLSMPRQGLGNSAIASVASDEQLRRFDGVWAAMAITEPGCGSDSANIQTTARRDGDHYVIDGEKIFVTAGARCDAVVVWATVDKALGRAAIKSFVVPKDTPGLTVERVEHKLGIRSSDTATIRLTNCRVPAENLLGSPDVDADKGFAGVMQTFDNTRPLVAAMAVGCARASLEVTRDLLAEAGVEIDYDRPVHLQSSAAATFLQLEADWEAAYLLTLQAAWMADNGRPNSLQASMAKAKAGRTANDITLRCVELAGSIGYSEHELLEKWARDSKILDIFEGTQQIQQLIVARRLLGKTSAELK, encoded by the coding sequence ATGATCAACCTGGAGACACCCCGCAAGTTCCGTGCCTTCGTCAACCAGGCGCACCAGGTCGCGGCCGAGATGCTGCGGCCGAACTCGCGCCGCTACGACCTGGCCGAGCACGAGTACCCGAAGGAGCTCGATCTGCTGGCCGCGGTCGTCGACGGGCTCGGCGCGAGCGGGACCGGGTCGGGCGCGGGGGCGGGCGGCGTACGGCGTACTGACGGCGAGGACGACGGCAAGATCAAGAACGGCTCCAACCTCTCGTCGGTGCTGTCGATCATGGAGATGTGCTGGGGCGACGTCGGCCTGCTGCTGTCGATGCCGCGGCAGGGCCTGGGCAACTCGGCGATCGCGTCGGTCGCCTCTGACGAGCAGCTGCGCCGCTTCGACGGCGTGTGGGCCGCGATGGCGATCACCGAGCCCGGCTGCGGATCGGACTCGGCGAACATCCAGACCACCGCGCGGCGCGACGGCGACCACTACGTCATCGACGGCGAGAAGATCTTCGTCACCGCCGGCGCGCGCTGCGACGCGGTGGTGGTCTGGGCGACCGTCGACAAGGCGCTCGGCCGGGCCGCGATCAAGTCGTTCGTCGTACCGAAGGACACACCCGGTCTGACCGTCGAACGCGTCGAGCACAAGCTCGGCATCCGCTCGTCCGACACCGCCACGATCCGGCTCACCAACTGCCGCGTGCCCGCCGAGAACCTGCTCGGCTCCCCGGACGTCGATGCCGACAAGGGGTTCGCCGGCGTCATGCAGACCTTCGACAACACGCGGCCGCTGGTCGCCGCGATGGCCGTCGGCTGCGCGCGAGCCTCGCTGGAAGTCACTCGCGATCTCTTGGCGGAAGCCGGAGTCGAGATCGACTACGACCGCCCGGTCCACCTGCAGTCGTCGGCGGCAGCGACGTTCCTCCAGCTGGAGGCCGACTGGGAAGCCGCCTACCTGCTCACCCTGCAAGCCGCCTGGATGGCCGACAACGGCCGCCCCAACTCACTGCAGGCCTCCATGGCCAAGGCCAAAGCCGGCCGTACGGCGAACGACATCACCCTGCGCTGCGTCGAACTCGCCGGCTCCATCGGCTACTCCGAGCACGAACTCCTCGAGAAATGGGCCCGGGACTCCAAGATCCTCGACATCTTCGAGGGGACCCAGCAGATCCAGCAGCTGATCGTCGCGCGGCGGTTGCTGGGGAAGACGTCGGCCGAGCTGAAGTAG
- a CDS encoding acyl-CoA dehydrogenase family protein — translation MATDQAVRTGRDAIGYGVALLNKLARSRAIDRLGLRKRTERVVFEATRTGFRTAGALTRSFTAATKLGKPARLPSAKGTGRFDLTPTDDQQMVVGVVTEFAAEVLRPGAADADTAGSTDPKVLAQSAELGLSLIEVPEELGGIVTERSAMTGVLVAEAMAHGDMGQAVACLAPAAVSTAISLWGDETQQATYLPSFTGADVPAAALAIVEPRPLFDPFALKTRATRQRTGYLLNGVKSLVSRGAEAEVFVIAAQLEDQGPALFLIESDHPGVTIEAEPSMGLRAASLSRVILNDVPAMQLGTLEDYAECVRLSRLGWCALSLGTAKAVLDYVTPYVNERTAFGEPISHRQSVAFMVANIAIELEGMRLVTYRAGSRAEQGLPFAREVALARRLCTDKGMQIGTDGVQLLGGHGFVKEHPVERWYRDLRAVGVMEGAVLV, via the coding sequence ATGGCGACTGACCAAGCGGTGCGCACGGGGCGGGACGCGATCGGGTACGGCGTCGCGCTGCTCAACAAGCTGGCCAGGTCGCGGGCGATCGATCGGCTCGGGCTGCGGAAGCGGACCGAGCGGGTGGTGTTCGAGGCGACGCGAACCGGGTTCCGCACGGCCGGGGCGCTGACCAGGAGCTTCACCGCGGCGACCAAGCTGGGCAAGCCGGCTCGGCTGCCGTCGGCGAAGGGGACCGGGCGGTTCGACCTGACGCCGACCGACGACCAGCAGATGGTGGTCGGGGTGGTGACCGAGTTCGCCGCCGAGGTACTGCGGCCGGGAGCCGCCGACGCGGACACCGCGGGGTCGACGGATCCCAAGGTGCTCGCGCAGTCTGCCGAGCTCGGGCTGAGCCTGATCGAGGTGCCGGAGGAACTGGGCGGGATCGTCACCGAGCGGTCGGCGATGACCGGCGTCCTGGTGGCCGAGGCGATGGCGCACGGCGACATGGGCCAGGCGGTCGCGTGTCTCGCGCCGGCCGCGGTCAGTACGGCGATCTCGCTGTGGGGCGACGAGACGCAGCAGGCGACGTACCTGCCGTCCTTCACCGGCGCTGACGTGCCGGCCGCCGCGCTGGCGATCGTGGAGCCGCGGCCGCTGTTCGACCCGTTCGCGCTCAAGACGCGGGCGACGCGGCAACGGACCGGGTACCTGCTGAACGGGGTGAAGTCGCTCGTCTCGCGGGGCGCCGAGGCCGAGGTGTTCGTGATCGCGGCGCAGCTGGAGGATCAGGGGCCGGCGCTGTTCCTGATCGAGTCGGACCATCCCGGCGTGACGATCGAGGCCGAGCCGTCGATGGGTCTGCGTGCTGCCTCGCTCAGCCGCGTGATCCTGAACGACGTACCGGCGATGCAGCTGGGGACCTTGGAGGACTACGCCGAGTGCGTGCGGTTGTCGCGGCTCGGCTGGTGCGCGCTGAGCCTCGGTACGGCGAAGGCGGTGCTCGACTACGTCACGCCGTACGTGAACGAGCGGACGGCGTTCGGCGAGCCGATCAGCCACCGGCAGTCGGTCGCCTTCATGGTCGCGAACATCGCGATCGAGCTGGAGGGGATGCGGCTGGTCACGTACCGGGCCGGATCGCGGGCCGAGCAAGGCCTTCCGTTCGCGCGCGAGGTCGCACTGGCGCGGCGGCTGTGCACGGACAAGGGCATGCAGATCGGCACCGACGGCGTCCAGCTGCTCGGTGGGCACGGCTTCGTCAAGGAACACCCGGTCGAGCGGTGGTACCGCGACCTGCGGGCCGTCGGCGTGATGGAAGGTGCGGTGCTGGTCTGA
- a CDS encoding alpha/beta hydrolase fold domain-containing protein, with translation MSNESADVLAMSNTPDAIELRHLRAFVAVAEELNFSRAATRLYLSQPALSRQIRALERLVGCDLLRRSTHRVELTLAGDALLDRARSLLADLDSALATTRSVGGELVGRANRLWAPVALGAPDAEDLVGMRSAYEQMLAQAPLPAETVVLPANCGGVPALQVGADAELPRVLHLHGGGFVLGSAYGYRGLAGALAGAIGAGVLVPDYRLAPEHPFPAALDDALSAYLWMIEQGVRPEEVIFAGDSGGGGLVMSLLVALRDQGLPLPAGGVLLCPGVDMGAIADGTSPLAQHEGFSTMAKVVNWYIGDHPIDDPLIDPLVADLTGLPPLLVQMATGDPVAPGARQLVENAERDGLRVVAELYAVDTHIFQLFWSFLPEAQLALAKIGDFTEGLLGQGEARETV, from the coding sequence ATGAGCAACGAGTCGGCTGATGTGCTGGCGATGTCCAACACGCCGGATGCGATCGAGCTGCGCCACCTGCGAGCGTTCGTCGCGGTCGCGGAGGAGCTGAACTTCAGCCGGGCCGCGACCCGGCTGTACCTGTCGCAGCCCGCGCTGAGCCGGCAGATCCGTGCGCTGGAGCGACTGGTCGGCTGCGACCTGCTCCGACGGTCCACGCACCGGGTGGAGCTGACACTGGCCGGTGATGCCCTGCTGGACCGGGCACGGTCGTTGCTGGCCGACCTGGACAGCGCACTGGCGACCACCCGGTCGGTCGGTGGGGAGCTGGTCGGGCGGGCGAACCGCCTGTGGGCTCCGGTCGCGCTGGGCGCACCGGACGCGGAGGATCTGGTGGGCATGCGGTCGGCGTACGAGCAGATGCTGGCGCAGGCGCCGCTGCCGGCCGAGACCGTCGTACTGCCGGCGAACTGTGGGGGAGTGCCGGCGCTGCAGGTGGGTGCTGACGCGGAGCTGCCGCGGGTGCTGCACCTGCACGGTGGAGGCTTCGTGCTCGGGTCGGCGTACGGGTATCGCGGGCTGGCCGGGGCGCTGGCGGGAGCAATCGGGGCCGGCGTACTGGTTCCGGACTATCGGCTGGCGCCGGAGCATCCGTTTCCGGCGGCGCTGGACGATGCGCTGAGTGCCTACCTGTGGATGATCGAACAGGGCGTACGGCCGGAAGAGGTAATCTTTGCAGGAGATTCGGGGGGCGGCGGCCTGGTGATGTCGCTGCTCGTCGCGCTGCGGGATCAGGGGCTTCCGCTGCCGGCTGGGGGAGTGCTGCTGTGTCCTGGGGTGGACATGGGAGCGATCGCCGACGGGACGTCGCCGCTGGCGCAGCACGAGGGTTTCTCGACGATGGCGAAGGTCGTCAACTGGTACATCGGCGACCATCCGATCGACGACCCGCTGATCGATCCGTTGGTCGCGGATCTGACCGGTCTGCCGCCGTTGCTGGTGCAGATGGCGACCGGGGATCCGGTGGCGCCGGGGGCCCGGCAGCTGGTCGAGAACGCCGAGCGCGACGGGCTGCGGGTGGTGGCCGAGCTGTACGCCGTGGACACGCACATCTTCCAGCTGTTCTGGTCGTTCCTGCCCGAGGCGCAGCTGGCGCTGGCGAAGATCGGGGATTTCACGGAGGGGCTGCTGGGACAGGGCGAGGCGCGCGAGACCGTCTGA